A stretch of the Neodiprion lecontei isolate iyNeoLeco1 chromosome 4, iyNeoLeco1.1, whole genome shotgun sequence genome encodes the following:
- the LOC107221906 gene encoding insulin-like growth factor-binding protein complex acid labile subunit, with translation MVRHQRFANGSRSPSVAWCVLILCLASFQLEVHAGCPERCLCSLDQVPSRVACEKRGLREFPDRISDLVQYLDLSGNILQEIPDTLTLFNKLQYLNLARNRLTDLPDKLYGLDQLQKLDLSGNAFTSVSGLTSISHLTSLKILFFGGNPISSLDGLMSQSLQVLDCSHCGIKAFANTTVSKLTQLRTLSLMGNPLRIVDKPVSESLRWLDMSDCQINYLYPDSLLYLPNLEELRLSNNPMLVFSTRFNTLTHNKLKRLDASRCNLDRPGLHGFPQLIIAKLNRNLIRFLPDQIFAKNTELRQISLAANVFDQVNKSAFAGLVKLEILDLSLNSLHNIHWAAFRENMNLRLLNLSHNSLLQFPNFTSSTTFLDLSGNLLDDFTNDVLLTMPKLKTLYLSNNRVDQIPDNLESHSLTTLSLRQNRVIQLTNQTFHLLPALERIDLSGNLLTVAPLPSVFEGNPSLQRILLNENPWRCDCELIYESYEFLLKLKANPLDLVCESPGNVSGFSWKMACNEKDVAFDPKDKTWGMILISLLTMVIVFGSVVSLRHAMKMKRQAHLERQELERAEARERLRLLQRRNRHEEEQLIEQSSEPRINPLELICPPSYEEAVHMPRLAHSMDALDSISMESVPTHILGSVDNLRSKKRRSRRPRKRAISDENLARREERREIRRRRISLERNRSTNDLGDSAQSPLDSTNELASSRSLQQRRPRPRSNSDDDAGSRTRPRPLTPAVRHKKRRSNARNGHSSDDEDSDVHAGILPAKITTNGIVIQTLTKEPRSGYRPTDQESDF, from the exons ATGGTGAGGCATCAACGTTTCGCAAACGGATCGAGAAGCCCGAGTGTTGCTTGGTGTGTGTTAATATTGTGCCTCGCCTCGTTTCAACTCGAGGTTCACGCTGGCTGCCCGGAAAGGTGTTTGTGCTCCTTGGACCAGGTCCCTAGTCGCGTGGCGTGCGAGAAGAGAGGCTTGCGAGAATTTCCTGATAGAATCAGCGATTTG GTACAATATTTGGATTTGTCCGGAAACATTTTGCAAGAGATACCGGATACTTTGACGCTTTTCAACAAACTACAGTATCTAAATTTGGCCAGAAATCGGTTGACCGATTTGCCGGATAAACTTTACGGGTTGGATCAGCTGCAGAAACTCGATCTATCTGGTAATGCTTTTACCTCCGTATCTGGACTGACATCGATAAGCCATCTGACGAGCCTGAAGATCTTGTTCTTCGGAGGAAATCCAATATCTAGTCTGGACGGGTTAATGAGCCAGTCGTTGCAAGTCTTGGATTGCAGTCACTGTG GAATTAAAGCGTTTGCTAATACGACTGTGAGTAAACTAACGCAACTGAGAACTCTGAGTCTCATGGGAAATCCTTTGAGAATAGTGGATAAACCCGTGAGCGAATCATTGAGATGGTTGGACATGTCGGATTGTCAAATAAACTACCTGTATCCAGATTCGCTCTTGTATTTGCCGAATCTGGAAGAACTGCGACTGTCGAATAACCCGATGCTCGTCTTCAGCACGCG ATTCAACACTTTGACGCATAATAAATTGAAGAGATTAGACGCTTCAAGGTGCAATTTAGACCGACCTGGGCTTCACGGTTTCCCTCAACTAATCATCGCGAAGTTGAACCGAAACTTGATCAGATTTCTACCGGATCAGATATTTGCAAAAAACACCGAATTACGACAAATATCGCTCGCAGCAAACGTTTTCGATCAAGTTAACAAGAGCGCGTTTGCTGGTCTAGTGAAATTGGAAATTCTGGACTTGTCTTTAAATTCATTGCACAATATCCACTGGGCAGCGTTCAGAGAGAACATGAATTTGCGTCTGTTGAACCTGTCTCACAACAGTTTACTTCAGTTTCCAAACTTTACGAGTTCAACGACCTTCTTGGATCTGTCTGGCAATTTATTGGATGACTTTACGAACGACGTATTGCTCACCATGCCAAAGCTCAAGACTCTTTACCTGAGCAACAATCGAGTGGACCAAATTCCTGATAATCTTGAATCACACTCCCTCACTACTCTCTCCCTTCGACAGAACAGGGTGATCCAATTAActaatcaaacttttcatCTGCTTCCGGCTCTCGAACGTATCGATCTGTCAG gGAATCTACTGACGGTTGCACCGCTACCATCGGTGTTCGAGGGTAATCCATCCTTGCAGAGGATCCTGCTGAATGAAAATCCGTGGCGATGCGATTGCGAGCTAATCTACGAGAGCTACGAATTTCTGTTAAAACTGAAAGCTAACCCGCTGGACCTCGTTTGTGAAAGTCCTGGCAACGTGTCCGGCTTCTCATGGAAAATGGCCTGCAACGAAAAAGATGTCGCTTTTGACCCGAAGGACAAAACCTGGGGCATGATACTCATCAGTCTATTGACCATGGTTATAGTATTCGGCAGTGTCGTGTCTCTGCGGCAtgcgatgaaaatgaaaagacaGGCTCACCTGGAACGCCAGGAGCTGGAGAGAGCCGAAGCCAGGGAAAGACTGAGGCTTCTGCAAAGACG AAACCGTCACGAGGAAGAGCAGCTTATCGAGCAGTCGTCGGAGCCGAGAATCAACCCTCTGGAACTGATCTGTCCACCGAGCTACGAGGAAGCCGTTCACATGCCACGACTGGCACACTCGATGGACGCCTTGGACTCTATATCGATGGAAAGCGTGCCGACGCACATACTCGGCTCGGTGGATAACCTCAGGTCCAAAAAGCGTAGGTCGAGGAGACCAAGGAAGAGAGCTATCAGTGACGAGAACTTGGCAAGGAGGGAAGAGCGGCGTGAAATCAGACGGCGGCGGATCAGCCTCGAGAGGAATCGGTCCACCAATGACCTCGGGGACTCGGCCCAGTCCCCACTCGATTCCACCAACGAGCTTGCGTCCTCGAGGAGCTTGCAGCAGCGGCGCCCTCGTCCGAGGAGCAACTCGGACGATGACGCCGGATCCAGGACACGGCCACGACCTCTGACCCCCGCCGTCCGACACAAGAAGCGACGGAGCAACGCGAGGAACGGACATTCGTCCGACGACGAGGACTCGGACGTCCACGCCGGAATCCTGCCAGCAAAGATAACGACGAACGGAATCGTCATCCAGACCCTGACCAAAGAACCGAGGAGTGGTTACAGGCCGACTGATCAGGAGAGCGACTTCTAG
- the LOC124294094 gene encoding uncharacterized protein LOC124294094, which produces MGAPVTKTELLDCVQRYVQTMEIKTPFTDNRPSRHWYEGFRKRHPELSIRKPQHLSTSRAAVNREELQEWFKDSGKYLESKNLLNIPASRIFNCDESSILLCPDAESVLAEKGSRAVYKIVDGGKESLTVLFTYRADGTRAPPMLMYSYKKSIPKKIVENTPTGWGLGVSDSGWMTTETFYEYITNVFYPWLLEEKTEFPVILYMDNHSSHLNLPLVTFCREKQIELVMLPPNSTHIMQPLDISFFHPFKETWKPYLSNDIVSNTNSSTDFLYTIDQELPNLNVETINSLNNNKVLESIIINDNDSSVINFEETSTTDDGKILEFILKSGQVNNEEQPTDNDNVIQSTLSNLNEHNFIELAIPVVYDNSIVPVQHGEITTELTITHLKDPVINENHQVELEKENLNGVSQKTGVHHSIDETTSTAIDKGNIE; this is translated from the exons ATGGGAGCTCCTGTGACTAAAACTGAACTATTGGATTGTGTACAAAGATATGTACAAACTATGGAAATCAAAACTCCGTTTACGGATAACCGTCCCAGTCGTCACTGGTATGAAGGTTTCCGAAAACGCCATCCTGAGTTATCCATTAGGAAACCCCAACATTTGAGTACTAGTAGGGCAGCTGTTAATCGTGAAGAATTGCAAGAGTGGTTCAAGGATTCTGGGAAATATttagaaagtaaaaatttattgaatattccTGCCTCTAGAATCTTTAACTGCGATGAAAGTAGTATACTTCTGTGTCCTGACGCCGAAAGCGTGTTAGCTGAAAAAGGATCTCGTGCAGTTTACAAAATAGTTGATGGTGGCAAAGAATCATTGACTGTTTTATTCACGTACAGAGCAGATGGAACTCGTGCTCCTCCAATGCTTATGTACTCTTATAAGAAAAGTATACCTAAGAAAATAGTGGAAAATACTCCAACAGGATGGGGTCTTGGAGTATCGGACAGTGGCTGGATGACAACGGAGACCTTCTATGAATATATTACCAACGTGTTTTATCCTTGGttacttgaagaaaaaaccgaATTTCCAGTTATTTTGTACATGGATAATCATTCTTCACACCTAAATTTACCCTTGGTAACTTTTTgtagagaaaaacaaatagaaTTGGTAATGTTACCTCCCAATTCCACCCATATTATGCAGCCATtggatatttcatttttccatccATTTAAAGAGACATGGAAACCTTATTTATCAAATGATATTGTTTCAAACACTAATTCTTCTACTGATTTTCTCTATACGATTGATCAAGAACTACCTAATTTGAATGTTGAAACAATCAATTcgttaaataataacaaagtatTGGAATCTATCATTATTAACGACAATGATTCTAGTGTGATTAACTTTGAAGAAACTAGTACTACTgatgatggaaaaattttagagtTTATATTAAAATCTGGTCAAGTTAATAATGAAGAACAACCAACTGATAACGACAATGTAATACAATCTACTCTTTCAAACTTAAATGAACACAACTTTATTGAATTAGCAATTCCTGTTGTTTATGACAACTCGATTGTACCTGTACAGCATGGAGAGATTACAACAGAACTCACGATTACTCATCTCAAAGATCCggtaattaatgaaaatcatcAAGTCG AACTCGAGAAGGAAAATTTAAATGGTGTTTCTCAAAAAACTGGCGTACATCATTCTATTGATGAGACTACATCAACAGCTATTGATAAAGGTAACATAGAATAA